GGTGTTCGCGCCCGTCGAGACTTGCCGAGCGCCGTCGGCGAGCCGCGCCGCGCCCGCCGCGAGCTTCGAAGCGCCCGTCACGGCGGCCTCGCTGCCCGACCGAGCTTCGGCGAGCTTGTCGGCGAGGGTGGCCGCGCCGCTTTGCAAGGTGGCCGTGCCGCTCGCGAGTTCGGACGCGCCGCCCGCGAGTTGGCGAGCGCCTTGAACAGCCGTCGTCGCGCCCGTGCGCGCTTCGTCGAGCTTTCCGGCGAGGACGGTCGCGCCTTCTTGCAGGCGGGCCGTGCCTTCGGCGAGTGGCCGTGCGCCGCCCGCGAGCTTCGAGGCGCCCGTCGTCGCCTCGGTCGCGCCTCGAGTGAGGGCGGGCAGGGCTTCGGCGAGGCCGCCCGCTCCTTGCCGCACCTGTTTCGCGCCCGCGGCGATGCTGGCGGCGCCTTCCTTGAGCGGCGCGGGCAGCAGGGACTGGGATTGCACGGCGGTCTGCAACTGGCTCGTCGCGGTGGCGAGGTCGGTGGCGCCTGCGCTCACGGCGGCGGCCCCATCGCTCGCCGCTTGCAAGCCGCCTGTGAGTTGTGGCAGCTTCGCGGCGAGGTCGGCGCTACCCGCCTGCATGCGCGTGGTGCCCACGCTGGCGTTCTTCGCGCCGTCCGCGAGGCTCGACGCTCCTGTCGAGAGTTTCCCGAGGCCGCTTTGCAGCGTCGGAAGTTGCCGGGCGAGCCGTTCGGCGCCCGTCGCGAGTTTCGAGGCACCGTCGTTCGTGCGCGCCGCGCCGCTCGCAAGGTCGGCGGCGCCGCTGGCGAGCTTGCCGAGGCCGCTTTGCAAGCTCGGAAGTTGGTCGGCGAGCTGAGCGCTTCCCGTTTGCAGTCGCGCCGCGCCCGTCTGGATCCCGCGAGCGGCGCCGCCGAGCTTCGAAGCTCCGCTCGACAGCTCTCCGAGGCCCGAGGACAGGTCGTTCGCGCCGCTTTGCAGACGGGCGGCGCCTTCTTGGAGGGGAGCGAGGCGTTCGGCGCTCGGAGCGGCGGCTTCGAGTTGCCGCAGGCCGGTCGCGAGCTTCGCGCTGCCGCTCGTGAGGCGGTTGACCCCGCTCGCGAGGTCGGTCGCGCCGCTCGTGAGGTCGGCGCTGCCGTCGGCGGCTTCTCGTGCGCCGCTCGTGAGGTCGGCGGCGCCGCTTCGCAAGTCGCCGGTGCCGCGATGTAGCGCCTCGGCGCCGTCGCGCAGGCGCGCGGTCGCCGAGCGAAGGTCGGCGAAGCCGGTTCGAACGTCGCGCAAGGACTTTTGCACGGCGTCCCAGCGGTGCTCGCCGAGCTCTCGGTTGAGCTGGTCGGCGAGGGTGGTGGCGAAGCTGTTCGCGACGCGGCTCGCGAAGTAGCTGGTGCCTTCGGCGACGTAGAAGTCGAGCTTGCCGTGTCGGCCGGAGTCGCCCGCGAGGGCGTCCTTGGAGAAGCTCTTGGGAAGCGTGAGGGCGAAGTACGCGTCGCCCTTGCGCACGGCTTCTCGCGCGGCGGCCTCGCTGAAGTAGGTTTTGAAGGCGAAGTTGGCGTCCTTCGTGAGTTCACGGACGGTGTCGCGGCCGAGGTGGTAGGTTTCGCCGCGCGAGGTGGCACCTTCGTCGAGGTTGACGAGGGCGACGGGCAGATGCCGAAGATTGCCGTACGGATCGAGGGTGCTGCCGAGGTTGATGGCGGCGTACAGCAAGGGAACGGCGGCGATGGCGGCGGCGGAGATCCACATCATGGGGTGGCGCCACAAGCTGCGCTCGGCGGGTGTGAGGATCGAGAGGTCGCGTTTGAGGCTCATCGGGACTCCTGGGTGGTCGGGAAAAGGAAAAGCGAAGGCCGGAAGTTCCGGCGGACAGCTCAGTATTCTCTCTTATTGAAGAACTGTCAACTGACGATTTGTCATTTCGTGCTACAGTGAAGCCATGAGCGCCGCTCCGCCTCGCCGCCGCCTGCAAGCGCAAGATCGCCGCGACCAGATCCTGCGCACAGCTCGCGACCTCTTCATAGAACGCGGCTTCGAAGGGGTCGGCATGGCCGATCTCGCCGACGCCCTCGGCACGTCCCGCCCCACCATCTACACCTACTTCCCGTCCACCATCGCCATCCTCGAAGAGCTCCTTCGGCAGCGTCTCGACGCCCTGCCCGAACGGCTCGCGCGCCACCTGCACACCGAGGAGCCCGTCTCGTTCGCCGCGCTCTTCGAAGCGATCTTGCAAGAAGAAGACTTGCTGAGGTTGCTCAACAGCGGCGGCGGTCCCCTCTTCCGCAGCCGACGTCAGGAGTTCCTCGGCGCCCTCGAGGCGCGCCTCGACCTGCGCCACTTGCCGGGCATCAAAGGCGAGACGCTGCGCCGCCATCCCCTGCTGCTGCCGCTGCTGCTCGACTTGCTCACGAACGCCGCGTACAACAAGCTCAATCGGCACGACGTCGACCTCGCCGAGCTCACCGCGCTGCTCGACGTCTTCGCGCAAAGCGGCGTGCGCGCCGTCGCCGAACTTCCCTGACGTCCGGAGCCTGTCACGCGTCAATCATGCCGCGTCGTCCAAGATGCCCGAGAGTCGAAGGCAGACTTCCCGCCTCGCCTCGGAAAGGACGACCGCTTGAACGCCACCCAGCCCAGCTCTCGAGCACGCGCCGCCGACGCCTTGTCGATCGACGTCACCCTCACTCCGCACACCTATCCGCACGTTCTGCACACCAGCCGCCCGCTCGGCCTGCGCGAAGACCGCAAAGAGGCTTACCACGCCCTGCTGCGCGACATCGTCGAAGGACAAGCCGACAGCGACGACGTGCGAACCTGGCTGCGCCGCGCCGCCAAAGAACGCACCTTGGCGAGGCTTCCGGGCGCGCGCGAAGGCGGGCACTTCGTCTTTCCGCTGCTGCTGTACGTTCGCGACGCGCCGCACGTCGCCGTACATCCCGACGATCTTCGGCTCGTCACCTGACCGAGGCATCGCCGACGGCCCGCAGAAAGGCCGTCGTCGCCAGCAGGGCGGCGAGCCACCTCGCCAGGCAACGTTCCCACGCGGACGTCGAGCGCACGACGAGCGTCCAACCAGCCTCCGTCGAGCGACACCACCCGCCAAGCCAAGCTTCGAGGACGCCCACCTTCCACGCGCACAGAACGTCGGCGCGCAACTTCGCCGGATGCCAGCGCGGCACGACGACCGCTCGCTCCACCGAGAGGCGCCAGTGCAGCAAGTCGGTGACTTGTCGCGCGGTGAGCGACGAGACGGCGCGCAAACGGACGAACTC
This genomic stretch from Deinococcus yavapaiensis KR-236 harbors:
- a CDS encoding TetR/AcrR family transcriptional regulator, which codes for MSAAPPRRRLQAQDRRDQILRTARDLFIERGFEGVGMADLADALGTSRPTIYTYFPSTIAILEELLRQRLDALPERLARHLHTEEPVSFAALFEAILQEEDLLRLLNSGGGPLFRSRRQEFLGALEARLDLRHLPGIKGETLRRHPLLLPLLLDLLTNAAYNKLNRHDVDLAELTALLDVFAQSGVRAVAELP
- a CDS encoding YhgE/Pip domain-containing protein, which translates into the protein MSLKRDLSILTPAERSLWRHPMMWISAAAIAAVPLLYAAINLGSTLDPYGNLRHLPVALVNLDEGATSRGETYHLGRDTVRELTKDANFAFKTYFSEAAAREAVRKGDAYFALTLPKSFSKDALAGDSGRHGKLDFYVAEGTSYFASRVANSFATTLADQLNRELGEHRWDAVQKSLRDVRTGFADLRSATARLRDGAEALHRGTGDLRSGAADLTSGAREAADGSADLTSGATDLASGVNRLTSGSAKLATGLRQLEAAAPSAERLAPLQEGAARLQSGANDLSSGLGELSSGASKLGGAARGIQTGAARLQTGSAQLADQLPSLQSGLGKLASGAADLASGAARTNDGASKLATGAERLARQLPTLQSGLGKLSTGASSLADGAKNASVGTTRMQAGSADLAAKLPQLTGGLQAASDGAAAVSAGATDLATATSQLQTAVQSQSLLPAPLKEGAASIAAGAKQVRQGAGGLAEALPALTRGATEATTGASKLAGGARPLAEGTARLQEGATVLAGKLDEARTGATTAVQGARQLAGGASELASGTATLQSGAATLADKLAEARSGSEAAVTGASKLAAGAARLADGARQVSTGANTLAANTARAATGARDLARGASDLRAGVDRVVTGNAEIKNALRDITRQLPASGDLKRLDDGAATLADKSGDLTSGLRRLTAGADRLRDGTAKADDGAKQLADGLARLHDEIPASVEKLDGDPAGLSASVEPVVEAFAPVKNNGTGYAPYFMAMALWIGVTLTAFIFPYQQLPESSRSTRQFARMLSKAAAPALLVVAQALLVVWGVHLLGVNYLDPLQVTLTAVTSSLTFLSAVLALIFLFGAAGRLFAVILLILQLAASGGSFPVEVAPALFRDIHAYTPVTYTVNAFRHAITGAFEGQYGVFMVRLSLFAVLGVLLGLAGKRRWEFVDDEDFKPLISAPMASQPAHHEGAA